In Leptospira sp. WS58.C1, a single genomic region encodes these proteins:
- a CDS encoding cysteine-rich CWC family protein, with protein MAQKKCPQCSRILECGADQEVCWCFDIKLDPEALKNIRELYEDCLCKDCLTRFETNVVNQNY; from the coding sequence ATGGCCCAAAAGAAATGCCCCCAATGTTCTCGCATTTTAGAATGTGGAGCGGACCAAGAGGTTTGTTGGTGCTTTGATATTAAATTAGATCCGGAAGCTTTGAAAAATATAAGAGAATTGTATGAAGATTGCTTATGCAAAGATTGTTTAACTCGTTTTGAAACGAACGTAGTTAATCAAAATTATTGA
- the ligA gene encoding NAD-dependent DNA ligase LigA — protein sequence MRSLEEQLRYHQYLYFVKHAPVITDFDFDRMFKRLQAFEEAFPKLADPASPTLSVGSDLDKDFEKFTHKLPVLSLENTYNEEELMEWVQKTGPDDLYSVEWKIDGASLMLYYENGILVNGVTRGTGGIGDDVTENIRTIRSIPLRLSENISIYLRGEVYMTFSDFDEFNEASEGRYANPRNLSSGSLKQKNSSEVAKRPLRIFTYDAFFPGSKAKFKTHQEVMKKAEDLKFPLPPDTKLLKGTEIPAAIKDFKKKKEKVGFPTDGLVIKLNDLSKRESLGYTSHSPRWARAYKFDALMKESKIVGIDYAVGRTGKITPRAEIEPISLAGTTVTFATLHNQDYIDELGVGIGAIVRISKRGEIIPAVEEVVTPGKEVFKIPLRCPCCGTKTEKKQDSVDYFCPNPECPDRVKNGIIFYCSRKQMDIEGLGEKQVEFLYDQGYIKDIADLYSLKDHKEKLMEEEGYGEKSVSIILNGIEESKKKDFRFVLSSLGLREIGPKVSELLTEHGYDTIDSIISAAKNPKKLENFLEIPGIGPSTIEAIQENFTDKRILSLIDRLKKAGLKMKADPIEKSDKQPFAGQTWCVSGSFENFQPRDKAMDLVVYYGGKKVGSISSKTTHLLAGPGAGSKLEKAQELGVQVVSEEEFLKILNQNGIKI from the coding sequence ATGCGCTCATTGGAAGAGCAGCTCCGCTATCACCAATATCTGTATTTCGTAAAACATGCCCCAGTAATCACCGATTTCGATTTCGACCGGATGTTTAAGAGGCTGCAAGCTTTTGAGGAGGCATTTCCGAAATTAGCGGATCCTGCCAGCCCTACTTTAAGTGTCGGTTCCGATCTTGACAAAGATTTCGAGAAGTTCACTCATAAACTTCCGGTTCTCTCCTTGGAAAACACATACAATGAAGAAGAGCTTATGGAATGGGTCCAAAAAACGGGACCTGACGATCTATACTCCGTAGAATGGAAAATCGACGGGGCCTCTCTCATGTTATATTACGAAAATGGAATCCTTGTCAACGGTGTGACCAGAGGCACAGGAGGTATAGGTGATGATGTAACTGAGAACATTCGTACAATTCGTTCTATACCGCTCAGGTTATCCGAAAACATTTCCATCTATTTAAGAGGAGAAGTATACATGACTTTCTCCGACTTTGATGAATTTAACGAAGCTTCCGAAGGAAGATATGCGAATCCTCGCAACTTGTCCTCGGGTTCATTGAAACAGAAAAATTCTTCAGAGGTCGCAAAACGACCTCTACGAATATTTACGTATGACGCATTTTTCCCGGGCTCCAAAGCGAAATTTAAAACCCACCAAGAGGTAATGAAGAAAGCGGAGGATCTAAAATTCCCTCTTCCCCCCGATACTAAATTATTAAAAGGGACGGAGATTCCGGCTGCGATCAAAGACTTTAAGAAGAAAAAGGAAAAAGTTGGATTTCCTACGGACGGATTAGTGATCAAATTAAACGATCTTTCAAAGAGGGAATCATTAGGTTATACTTCTCATTCTCCTCGTTGGGCCCGAGCTTATAAGTTCGATGCTTTGATGAAGGAAAGTAAGATCGTAGGAATCGATTATGCGGTTGGTAGAACGGGAAAGATCACTCCAAGAGCCGAAATCGAACCTATTAGTTTAGCCGGCACCACCGTTACATTTGCAACCTTACATAACCAGGATTATATCGACGAGCTGGGAGTAGGTATAGGAGCCATCGTAAGAATTTCCAAAAGGGGGGAGATCATTCCCGCTGTGGAAGAAGTAGTCACTCCAGGAAAGGAAGTTTTTAAGATTCCACTTCGTTGTCCTTGTTGTGGAACAAAGACGGAAAAGAAACAAGACTCAGTGGATTATTTCTGTCCGAATCCCGAATGTCCGGATCGGGTCAAGAACGGGATCATATTCTATTGTTCTCGCAAACAAATGGATATAGAAGGTTTGGGGGAGAAGCAGGTAGAATTTTTATACGATCAAGGGTATATTAAAGATATCGCCGATCTTTATTCCTTAAAAGACCATAAAGAAAAGTTAATGGAAGAAGAAGGATACGGAGAGAAAAGTGTATCTATCATCTTAAATGGGATCGAAGAATCCAAAAAGAAGGACTTTAGATTTGTGCTTTCTTCCTTAGGCTTGAGAGAGATCGGCCCCAAAGTTTCGGAACTTCTTACCGAACATGGATATGATACGATCGATTCAATTATCTCTGCGGCAAAAAATCCTAAAAAGTTGGAAAACTTCTTAGAAATTCCAGGTATCGGACCTTCTACCATCGAAGCGATCCAAGAGAATTTTACGGATAAAAGAATTCTTTCTCTTATAGATCGTTTGAAAAAGGCCGGGCTTAAGATGAAGGCGGATCCGATCGAAAAATCGGATAAACAACCTTTTGCGGGACAGACCTGGTGTGTGTCCGGTTCGTTTGAAAATTTCCAACCTAGAGATAAGGCAATGGATCTGGTAGTTTATTACGGCGGTAAAAAAGTAGGATCTATTTCTTCTAAAACAACTCACCTTTTGGCGGGACCTGGGGCCGGTTCCAAATTGGAAAAAGCCCAAGAGTTAGGGGTCCAGGTAGTTTCCGAAGAAGAGTTTTTAAAAATTCTAAATCAAAACGGAATTAAGATCTAA
- a CDS encoding glycosyltransferase family 4 protein, which produces MIFRRRGVHQFAAGFNLGDAISNEMNSLKSVFKRIGYFSEIFAENTGPGTDTFVKKYKAYSSNSKDILVYHHSIHSDVLETVLKPKNSKILIYHNVTPGHFFEKYDLKLTYLLRKGREELESLRDKFDKVFAVSEYNKSELLNLGFEDVDVLPITYQLPQGKQTYKENFPKNRPNIPRFLFVGRIAPNKKQDDLIRFAFHYLKAYGPEFQLFMVGFSSKELYLYREELERMLDFYKLRKNVIITDFLSDEELKSMYLNCDLFLSMSEHEGFCVPLLEAMVHNLPILAFDGGAVGETLSGAGILFKEKRMDVIVELAHKMVTDRNWKDLILETQQRRLSSFSQINTETVLRPILARLS; this is translated from the coding sequence ATGATCTTCAGAAGAAGAGGAGTTCATCAATTTGCAGCCGGTTTTAATTTAGGGGATGCAATCTCAAACGAGATGAACTCCTTAAAATCCGTTTTTAAAAGAATAGGATATTTTTCGGAAATTTTTGCAGAGAATACAGGCCCCGGAACGGATACTTTTGTAAAAAAGTATAAGGCATATTCTTCGAATAGCAAAGACATACTGGTATACCACCATTCTATCCATTCGGACGTTTTGGAAACAGTACTCAAACCTAAGAATTCAAAAATATTAATATATCATAATGTAACACCGGGCCATTTTTTTGAAAAGTACGATCTGAAACTCACTTATCTTCTCCGCAAAGGAAGAGAAGAATTAGAATCTTTACGGGATAAATTTGATAAAGTGTTCGCGGTCTCGGAATACAATAAATCGGAACTTTTAAATCTGGGTTTTGAAGATGTGGACGTGCTTCCGATTACTTACCAACTTCCTCAAGGAAAACAAACTTATAAGGAAAATTTCCCGAAGAATCGACCCAATATTCCCCGCTTCTTATTTGTAGGAAGAATCGCTCCGAATAAAAAACAAGACGATCTGATCCGATTCGCATTTCACTACCTGAAAGCTTACGGTCCTGAGTTCCAACTTTTTATGGTAGGATTCAGCTCCAAAGAATTGTATCTATATAGAGAAGAATTGGAACGTATGCTTGATTTTTATAAATTGAGAAAGAACGTGATTATCACCGATTTTTTATCCGATGAAGAATTAAAATCCATGTACCTGAACTGCGATCTTTTCCTATCCATGAGCGAGCACGAAGGATTTTGTGTTCCGTTATTGGAAGCGATGGTGCATAATCTTCCGATCCTAGCATTCGACGGCGGCGCAGTAGGAGAAACTCTTTCCGGCGCCGGGATCTTATTCAAAGAAAAAAGAATGGATGTGATCGTGGAGCTTGCTCATAAAATGGTAACGGATCGAAACTGGAAAGATCTGATCTTAGAAACCCAACAAAGACGTTTATCTTCATTCTCCCAG
- a CDS encoding LIC_10202 family protein, producing MEERSSDIIEIKDSSVNVRELMEEIESRLARRPVSKEELERLSRWKFSPQSPEGYREFDAAETAHLFEKGISPPKFTNPKFKYIRGPIRWLFIKLIELYAFLDKKLSENRTRAFYSVLNELILLRGDHEKLKRKFEKFYNEFVELNYALKKEISPEFVWSNEFLYEEETLEESETLILSRLNPGDLVLTINPEWGKFLKQLLKAQIEFKAVTWNKSQYSYIKEHITNSISLLSFEEVLPESPLPSKIISNSNLCLLPNWVLEKLFKSLASKTSSGTEFIFRYSNYSNRMVSPFQPILLTQISESAFREFLQKLGFKNIVDTKAGDGFSVFSFRK from the coding sequence ATGGAAGAAAGATCCTCAGATATTATAGAAATCAAGGACAGCTCGGTCAATGTCCGCGAGCTCATGGAAGAGATAGAATCTCGGCTTGCCAGGAGACCGGTTTCCAAGGAAGAATTGGAACGTCTTTCTCGTTGGAAGTTTTCTCCTCAATCCCCTGAAGGATACAGGGAGTTCGACGCCGCGGAAACTGCCCACTTATTCGAAAAAGGGATCTCCCCTCCTAAGTTTACGAATCCAAAATTCAAATACATTCGCGGACCGATCCGCTGGCTATTTATAAAACTGATCGAGCTCTACGCTTTCCTGGATAAAAAACTTTCCGAGAATAGAACTCGCGCATTCTACAGTGTTTTGAATGAATTGATCCTCTTAAGAGGAGATCATGAAAAGTTAAAACGCAAATTCGAAAAGTTTTACAATGAGTTTGTAGAATTAAATTATGCTCTCAAAAAAGAGATCAGCCCTGAATTCGTATGGTCAAATGAGTTTTTATACGAAGAAGAAACATTAGAAGAGAGTGAAACTCTGATTCTTTCCAGACTGAACCCTGGAGATTTGGTACTTACAATCAATCCTGAATGGGGAAAATTCCTCAAACAACTTTTAAAAGCGCAGATCGAGTTCAAAGCGGTCACTTGGAATAAGTCCCAATATTCTTATATCAAAGAACATATTACCAATTCAATTTCCCTTCTTTCTTTTGAGGAAGTTCTTCCCGAGTCTCCGCTTCCTTCTAAAATTATTTCCAATTCGAATCTATGTCTTTTGCCGAATTGGGTATTGGAAAAACTTTTTAAATCTTTAGCATCTAAAACTTCGAGCGGAACGGAGTTCATCTTTAGATATTCCAATTATTCAAATAGAATGGTCTCTCCTTTTCAGCCTATCCTTTTGACTCAGATCAGCGAGTCCGCTTTCAGAGAGTTCTTACAAAAATTAGGTTTTAAGAATATAGTGGATACCAAGGCCGGAGACGGTTTCTCTGTGTTTAGTTTCAGAAAATGA
- a CDS encoding vancomycin high temperature exclusion protein: MDFGLKNQKIPRIFSKGRIRLGLLLAIAFCIGIPASIDLSIEWEYENRSIHAGNYRSLKPATVAIVPGASVYKGIPSPVLQDRLDCAIELYKQGKVRKILLSGDNGTSYYNEVKPMLLYVLERGVDEKDVFVDHAGFRTLDTLVRAKEIFQVKDAIFVSQRFHQPRAVFISKKIGLDLQSYESDRRIYISGPTNRFREFFARTLAWIDMNLTNTAPKYLGKPFPIEGSGVKTWKGSVI; the protein is encoded by the coding sequence ATGGACTTTGGACTAAAAAACCAGAAAATCCCCAGAATCTTTTCCAAGGGAAGAATTAGACTGGGACTCTTACTTGCCATCGCTTTCTGCATTGGAATTCCAGCTTCCATAGATCTTTCCATCGAGTGGGAGTACGAAAACAGAAGTATCCATGCAGGAAATTACCGTTCTCTCAAGCCTGCGACAGTGGCAATCGTACCGGGCGCTTCCGTTTACAAGGGGATACCGTCACCCGTTTTGCAGGACCGTCTAGATTGTGCGATCGAACTTTATAAACAAGGGAAGGTCCGAAAAATTCTTCTCTCAGGTGATAACGGAACCAGTTATTACAACGAAGTGAAGCCGATGCTGTTGTACGTTTTAGAAAGAGGAGTGGATGAAAAAGACGTGTTCGTAGATCACGCAGGTTTTAGAACTTTGGATACTTTAGTAAGAGCGAAAGAAATTTTCCAAGTCAAGGATGCGATCTTTGTTAGCCAAAGATTTCATCAACCTAGAGCGGTATTCATTTCTAAAAAGATAGGATTAGATCTACAATCCTACGAGTCGGACAGAAGGATCTATATCAGCGGGCCGACCAACAGGTTTAGGGAATTTTTCGCAAGAACCTTAGCTTGGATCGATATGAATCTAACCAATACAGCGCCTAAATATTTGGGTAAACCGTTTCCGATAGAAGGTAGCGGAGTCAAGACCTGGAAAGGTTCGGTAATCTAA
- a CDS encoding glycosyltransferase, with amino-acid sequence MNAYLHISEFRDKDGIGNDIKGLREVLNSSGIKTEIVCQNDLSDGSIRTLQTEELHNESDLSSNSMHILEYGGSGYPIDFFLSFPGRKFVRYQNITPPKFFKPFVSTDIFRSFELDYKKSILELHKLKRFTERFLPSSRYSASNLEDLNIVNSSVIPIVRKYGWKGEKRNRKNGHTLGYVGRLVPSKKIEDILFLSYFLKKIEPKYRILLIGNVPSIFENYFTNLKQMARELGIGGNIQFRMGVQDSELPRFWEEMDAYISMSEHEGFGIPLVEALSYDIPVFAYACTAVPETLKDAGYLFRKKDLKSLEKLAEWIHFILESQSSTHPVDGPHASSKRREVCMDYDSMPYGRVLKQIFTFKEAAAS; translated from the coding sequence ATGAACGCTTATCTCCATATTTCCGAATTCAGAGATAAGGACGGGATCGGGAACGATATAAAAGGTTTAAGAGAAGTTTTAAATTCTTCTGGGATCAAGACGGAAATTGTCTGCCAAAATGATCTTAGCGACGGTTCGATCCGAACCTTACAAACGGAAGAACTCCATAACGAGAGTGATCTATCCTCTAATTCCATGCACATTCTGGAATACGGTGGTTCCGGTTATCCAATCGATTTTTTTCTATCCTTTCCAGGCAGGAAATTCGTCCGTTATCAGAATATCACTCCTCCTAAATTCTTTAAACCTTTTGTTTCGACGGATATATTCAGAAGTTTCGAATTGGATTATAAGAAATCCATATTAGAATTACATAAACTTAAAAGATTTACTGAACGTTTTCTTCCCAGTTCCAGATACAGCGCGTCCAATTTGGAAGATCTAAATATAGTAAATTCCAGCGTTATACCGATCGTCAGAAAGTATGGATGGAAGGGCGAAAAACGAAATCGCAAGAACGGTCATACTCTTGGCTATGTGGGAAGATTAGTCCCGAGTAAAAAGATAGAAGACATTCTGTTTCTCTCTTATTTTCTAAAAAAAATAGAACCTAAATACAGGATCCTACTGATCGGAAATGTTCCTAGTATTTTTGAAAATTATTTTACGAATTTAAAGCAGATGGCCAGAGAACTTGGCATCGGTGGAAACATTCAATTTAGAATGGGGGTCCAAGACTCCGAGCTACCCAGATTTTGGGAAGAGATGGACGCCTATATCAGCATGAGTGAACACGAAGGTTTTGGCATCCCTCTCGTAGAGGCATTGAGTTATGATATTCCCGTATTTGCATACGCTTGCACTGCTGTTCCCGAAACTTTAAAAGATGCAGGATATCTTTTCAGAAAAAAAGATCTGAAAAGTTTGGAAAAATTAGCTGAGTGGATCCATTTCATATTAGAATCCCAATCTTCCACTCATCCAGTGGATGGTCCTCATGCTTCTTCTAAAAGGAGAGAAGTTTGTATGGATTACGATTCCATGCCTTACGGAAGAGTTTTGAAACAGATATTCACTTTTAAAGAAGCGGCTGCCTCATGA
- a CDS encoding Spy/CpxP family protein refolding chaperone — MNRVRLMNLLNSFVRVALAGVIITPAYLFSEDSKTGFHTVRPIRTISFYRNERAAGVVFGDLDSLKNRYILTDAQLERIAELNRRFKSEHEKWLRRLSPKQVELELVLMDESPDLVKVRILVNAIARYTSEIRMNQIAHRLAIERVLTSEQKKRGKEKGIVTLPEEHREAPGFPLNLFVPERIILPVPGILR; from the coding sequence ATGAACCGAGTAAGACTCATGAATCTCCTGAATTCATTCGTCAGAGTTGCTCTGGCCGGTGTTATTATAACACCGGCGTATCTTTTCTCGGAAGATTCCAAGACCGGTTTCCATACCGTCCGACCGATTCGCACTATCTCCTTTTACCGTAATGAAAGAGCTGCAGGTGTAGTTTTTGGTGACCTAGATTCCTTAAAAAATCGTTATATTCTTACAGACGCCCAACTCGAACGTATCGCTGAGCTGAACCGGAGATTTAAAAGCGAGCATGAAAAATGGCTTCGCAGGCTTTCTCCAAAACAAGTCGAACTCGAACTGGTACTCATGGATGAAAGTCCGGACCTCGTTAAAGTTCGAATTCTTGTGAACGCGATTGCAAGGTATACATCCGAGATCCGGATGAATCAAATCGCGCATCGGCTCGCGATCGAAAGGGTTTTGACCTCAGAGCAAAAAAAGAGGGGAAAGGAAAAGGGAATTGTTACCCTACCCGAGGAGCATAGGGAAGCTCCAGGGTTCCCCTTGAATCTGTTTGTTCCCGAGAGAATAATTTTGCCTGTGCCAGGCATCCTGAGATAA
- a CDS encoding cytochrome P450, with amino-acid sequence MFSLHEPTSSRTNKKPNLPPGVFGIRALPYVSKLAKDPIGFFQLMQSKFGKSSRFGLRQVTFHLITQPEDIKRVLQENNQNYHKGVFYKELGRILGKGLLNSEGEFWKKQRKLIQPSFHKQRISEFVEIMAQETKKTSENWKNVSSLDVSKEMMRLTFAIVGRTLFRTEVESYAARIENSLKIALELVTKRITRIFPFPFSWPTPENLKLKRALKDMHSVVDELIAERKKNPSNDLISMLLEVRDEETGERMSEAQVRDEAITLLLAGHETTANALSWGFYLLSKHPDICEKVREEANRILGDKIPSLEDVQKLTYTRKVLDEVLRMYPPAWVIERTAMGPDQIGGYDVETGTNISICIFNIHRNPDFWENPDKFDPDRFDEERSADRPKYAYLPFGGGPRICIGNIFALTEATLILSMLVKNYKFQTVADHPVVMEPLVTLRPKYGILLNIVST; translated from the coding sequence TTGTTTTCCTTGCATGAACCGACTTCGAGTCGCACCAATAAAAAACCGAATCTTCCTCCTGGAGTTTTCGGCATCCGGGCCCTTCCTTACGTTTCCAAATTGGCAAAAGATCCGATCGGATTTTTCCAATTGATGCAGTCCAAATTCGGCAAATCCTCCAGATTCGGTTTGAGGCAGGTTACCTTTCATTTAATTACTCAGCCGGAAGATATCAAAAGAGTCCTTCAAGAAAACAATCAGAATTACCATAAGGGAGTTTTTTATAAGGAACTCGGAAGGATTTTAGGCAAAGGTTTGCTGAACAGCGAAGGAGAATTCTGGAAAAAGCAGAGAAAACTTATACAACCTTCTTTTCATAAACAAAGAATATCCGAGTTCGTTGAGATTATGGCCCAGGAAACCAAAAAGACTTCCGAGAATTGGAAGAATGTTTCCAGCTTGGACGTATCCAAGGAGATGATGCGACTAACGTTTGCGATCGTAGGCAGGACCTTGTTCAGGACCGAGGTGGAAAGTTATGCTGCAAGGATCGAAAATTCTTTAAAGATCGCGCTCGAGCTGGTTACTAAAAGGATCACTCGAATTTTTCCATTTCCATTCAGTTGGCCGACTCCAGAAAATCTGAAACTCAAACGTGCTTTGAAAGATATGCATTCCGTAGTGGATGAACTAATCGCGGAACGTAAAAAAAATCCTTCTAACGATTTGATCTCTATGCTCTTGGAAGTCAGGGATGAAGAAACCGGAGAGAGAATGAGCGAGGCTCAGGTTCGGGACGAGGCAATTACACTTCTTCTTGCCGGACATGAGACCACTGCAAATGCATTGTCTTGGGGATTTTATCTTTTATCCAAACACCCTGACATCTGTGAAAAAGTAAGAGAAGAAGCGAATCGAATTTTAGGCGATAAGATCCCTAGTTTGGAAGATGTTCAAAAATTGACATACACTCGCAAAGTATTGGATGAGGTTTTGAGAATGTACCCTCCTGCTTGGGTAATCGAAAGAACTGCAATGGGTCCGGACCAAATAGGCGGTTATGATGTAGAGACCGGTACCAATATCTCCATCTGCATTTTTAACATTCATCGAAACCCTGATTTTTGGGAAAATCCTGACAAGTTTGATCCGGATCGTTTTGACGAGGAAAGATCTGCGGATCGACCTAAGTATGCTTATCTTCCATTTGGAGGGGGACCGAGAATCTGTATCGGTAATATCTTCGCACTAACGGAAGCTACATTGATCCTTTCTATGTTGGTCAAAAACTATAAATTCCAAACGGTTGCGGATCATCCCGTAGTTATGGAACCTTTAGTCACATTAAGACCGAAGTACGGAATTCTATTAAACATAGTTTCCACTTGA
- a CDS encoding M23 family metallopeptidase, whose protein sequence is MEKMIKKRIDQVKEKGHQRLTVLLIPHGFDKSFHFQISIFTIFFLVGLLFAIVGIAVLGIVRYNNTRIQINALASVYGKYFDEYIEYSEKLGDIRDDFASLNENLQEVHSLIDGESEELLKLPDEADSEDLAATELKVEEAVDKDLMLGRSYLSEIYGYRAVRVSMEKNKALVDSVFNFLDSRYGIMNSLPFGEPLLSYNLTSYYGMRRSPTFGYMEFHDGVDLANVPGTDITATGDGKVYRAIYSNRGYGNHIVIAHANGYYSLYGHCTSLKVREGEYVRKGQRIATVGATGNVTGPHLHYEVWIGESNRTDPMDYMKVGFGQY, encoded by the coding sequence ATGGAAAAGATGATAAAAAAACGCATCGACCAGGTAAAAGAAAAAGGTCACCAAAGGTTGACGGTTCTTTTGATCCCCCATGGATTCGATAAGTCGTTTCATTTCCAAATTTCCATCTTCACTATCTTCTTCTTAGTCGGATTATTATTCGCGATCGTCGGTATCGCAGTTTTAGGAATCGTTCGTTATAATAATACCAGAATACAGATTAATGCACTTGCTTCCGTTTACGGAAAATATTTCGACGAGTATATCGAATACAGCGAAAAGTTGGGAGATATCCGGGATGATTTTGCAAGTCTGAACGAAAATTTACAGGAAGTCCATTCTTTGATCGATGGAGAATCCGAAGAGCTACTTAAACTTCCGGATGAGGCAGACTCGGAAGACCTTGCTGCTACTGAATTAAAGGTAGAGGAAGCGGTGGATAAGGATCTAATGCTCGGAAGATCTTACCTTTCGGAAATTTACGGATACCGTGCAGTAAGAGTTTCCATGGAAAAAAACAAAGCTCTTGTGGATTCCGTATTTAACTTTTTAGATTCCAGATACGGTATTATGAATTCTCTTCCATTCGGCGAACCATTATTATCTTATAATTTAACTTCCTATTATGGAATGAGAAGGTCTCCTACTTTCGGATATATGGAATTCCACGATGGAGTGGACTTGGCAAACGTTCCCGGCACAGATATTACGGCTACCGGAGATGGAAAAGTTTATAGAGCCATCTATTCCAATCGAGGATATGGAAATCATATTGTGATCGCTCATGCTAACGGATATTACAGTTTATACGGTCATTGCACTTCTTTAAAAGTAAGAGAAGGTGAATACGTTCGCAAGGGACAAAGGATTGCGACTGTGGGTGCCACCGGGAACGTAACAGGTCCTCACCTTCATTACGAAGTTTGGATAGGGGAATCGAACCGTACCGATCCTATGGATTATATGAAAGTAGGTTTCGGCCAATATTAA
- a CDS encoding RNA polymerase sigma factor produces the protein MDQREFAGLIDSTKHIVLSAIKKNLYEEFYDTIDDVVQETYIRAYKSLAANKFRGESSHSTWLYTIARNESLRMNQKRMRQANLAMKLKEKATQDSILNPREEYNDSGMDIELQDLISNLPWKYKSVLALVSEGYKEQQIAEKLGIPEGTVKSRSFRGKQMLKKLFFQET, from the coding sequence ATGGACCAAAGAGAATTTGCCGGACTAATAGACAGTACGAAACATATCGTACTCTCCGCCATTAAGAAGAATTTATACGAAGAGTTTTACGATACCATTGATGATGTTGTTCAAGAGACGTATATTCGGGCTTATAAAAGTTTAGCAGCCAATAAATTCAGGGGGGAATCTTCCCATAGCACTTGGCTGTATACGATTGCAAGGAACGAATCCTTGAGAATGAACCAAAAGCGTATGCGCCAAGCAAACCTGGCCATGAAGCTTAAGGAAAAAGCGACTCAAGACTCCATTTTGAATCCAAGGGAAGAATATAACGACTCCGGAATGGACATCGAGCTTCAGGATCTGATCTCCAATCTTCCTTGGAAATACAAGTCTGTGCTTGCATTAGTTTCCGAAGGATATAAAGAGCAACAGATCGCGGAGAAATTGGGAATTCCGGAAGGAACAGTGAAATCCCGATCTTTCCGGGGCAAACAGATGCTAAAGAAATTATTTTTTCAAGAGACCTAG
- a CDS encoding GDP-mannose 4,6-dehydratase, translating into MKYLVTGAEGFVGSYLIRELIQKSGSELLGLGMNPKNTEFSFPYKVCDIRDIQSLQQVFESYSPDVLFHLAGQTFVPRSIENPEETLLINVAGSLNILECFKRSGKKVKLVYVSSSEVYGNLKEEQLPVSENLLPSPVNPYASSKLAAETYCLQYSRSYPNIETVIARPFNHIGIGQNPNFVVPNFCKQVLDNISKNVSSEILVGDLTPTRDFLHVTDVVKAYILLANKGLSGEVYNICSGTETSISQVLEWILEFAESKLVSKQDPARLRPAEMKRSLGNNSKLKSLGWSPEISVKDAVREIFEHIRKTEYSS; encoded by the coding sequence ATGAAATACTTGGTCACAGGAGCGGAAGGTTTTGTAGGATCTTATCTGATTCGAGAACTTATACAAAAATCCGGGTCCGAACTTCTGGGCCTGGGAATGAATCCTAAAAACACAGAGTTTTCCTTTCCCTATAAAGTTTGCGATATTCGGGATATCCAATCACTCCAACAAGTATTCGAATCGTATTCGCCCGATGTATTGTTCCATTTAGCCGGACAAACATTCGTTCCAAGATCCATCGAAAATCCCGAGGAAACATTGCTCATCAACGTGGCCGGCTCATTGAATATTTTAGAGTGTTTTAAACGTTCCGGCAAAAAAGTAAAACTAGTATATGTATCTTCTTCCGAAGTATACGGGAATTTAAAGGAAGAACAACTTCCCGTTTCGGAAAACCTTCTTCCAAGTCCTGTGAATCCGTATGCTTCTTCCAAACTTGCCGCAGAAACGTATTGCCTTCAATATTCCCGTTCTTATCCAAATATAGAAACCGTGATTGCAAGACCTTTCAATCATATCGGTATCGGGCAAAATCCGAATTTTGTAGTACCGAATTTTTGTAAGCAGGTGCTGGATAATATTTCTAAAAACGTTTCTTCCGAAATTTTAGTGGGAGATCTGACTCCGACTCGTGACTTCTTACATGTAACGGACGTGGTCAAAGCTTATATTCTTTTAGCAAACAAAGGGTTGAGCGGAGAAGTTTATAATATATGTTCCGGTACCGAGACTTCCATTTCTCAGGTCTTGGAATGGATTTTGGAGTTTGCGGAATCAAAACTAGTTTCCAAACAAGATCCAGCAAGATTGAGGCCTGCCGAAATGAAAAGGTCTTTGGGTAATAATTCCAAACTTAAGTCTTTAGGATGGTCTCCCGAAATTTCGGTAAAAGACGCTGTCCGCGAAATTTTCGAACATATTCGAAAAACAGAATATTCTTCTTAG